The genomic DNA GCGGAGAACGAAACGAGGTAGCACGATTGGCCGTCCTTCTTTCGCGCGATCAAGTAACTCAACTCGCTGTCCACGCCCGCGTCGCGCGTGCGGTTGAGGATGTACTCTGGCGCGTCGACCGACCCCGACGCGAGGTCGGCCAGTTTCAGGTCGTTGTATGCGTCGATAATCGCGGCAGAGAACTGTTTCGCGAGGAATTCCACGATGGCCGGGTCATACGTGCCCGAGAATGCCTTGGCCATATACCCCGGACCCCAGGCGCCCGGTCCCGAATGGGTGTGTGACGAATTGAAGAAGATATCGTTCGCGGTCAGTTGTGTCTGCGCTTGGACCAGTTCGCGCGCCTTTTCGGCGACGTTGTTCGGCACGATGAGCATGTCCGAGCCGACCAGCACGACGGTGTCGCGGCCATCGCTTAGCGCAAGCGCTTTCGCATACAGTTCGTCGTGCACGCCCGTGCTCGGTTTGCCTTTGCGTTTGTCGAATCCGGCCAGCGGCGTGCCGAGCGGCGGCGTAATAGACGCCTTGCCCCAGCCGGCGCGCAGGCGATCCGGCGTGGCGGTGAGTTCCGATTCCTTGAGATTGTTGTCGATGTCTGCGACAACCTTCTGGAAGTAGCGCTCCTTTTTCACGTCGCTTGGACCGTACGTGGGCCAAGGGCCGACGAAAAGCAGAATCAGGATCACCAAGACCAGAACGGCGATCCCCGTGCCTTTCAGGATTTTCTTCAACATCGCGATATTTCTCCTCGAGCCTGCGGCGCAGTGTGGAAAGCCATTATAAGCGGCTCCGCGCTATTGGTCGACGGACGCTTTTAGGACGCCGTCTTCGCTGTTAGCCACGATTTCGAATGCGGCGAGCGACTCTTCCAGCGGAAATGAATGGGTTATCAATGACTTTACATCGAGCCGATTCGTTGCCACCAAATCGATAGCCGTCGGGAAGTTGAACAGGAACCGGCGGCACCAGGTGAGAGTCAGTTCTTTACGGCGCGCGATGTCTACGGGAAACGTTGCGTTCTCCGCTCCCGAGATGCCCGTCAGCACGCAGCGTCCTGCTGGCCGCGCCAAACGGCAGGTAAGCCCCGCCGTTTCCGTCGAACGCGCGCAGTCCAACGCGAGATCGACGCCGCGCCCTTTGGTTTCCTGGAGGATGGTCTCCAAGGTGTCCTGTTTTTCGGGATTGAATGCGAAGTCCACGCCGTGTTGCGCCGCGACGTTGACGCGATACTCCAGTGGATCGCAGCCGATTATTCGGCCCGCTCCCGCCAACCGCGCGACTTGGGCAGTCAGAAGACCAATCGGTCCCAACCCGAGGATTGCCACGGTTTCGCCCGGCACGAGCCTGCCCAGCTCGATGGTGTGCAACGCCACGGCCAGGGGTTCGATCATGGCGGCCTCGGCGGCGGAGATGCACTCGGGTACAGGAAAACAGAATCCGGCATGAACGCAGATGTATTCGCACAGGGCGCCGTCGTTTGGCGGACCTCCGGGAAACTGCAACTTGGGACACACGTTGTAGCGCCCTTTAAGGCACAATTCGCAATGGCCGCACGGAATCCCCGGCTCCACCGCCACGCGTTTTCCGATGAGGGAGCGGTCGGCGTCTTTGCCGACGTCTTCGACGATCCCCGCGTACTCATGGCCCAGGATGATGGGTTCAGTGATGACGGTCTTGCCGATGTGTCCGTCCACATAGTAATGCATATCGGACCCGCACACGCCCGTCGATTCGATTCGAATCAGGGCTTCGTGGGGGAGGGGGCAAGGCTTGGGAACATCGACGAGGCGCATGTCGCGCGGGGCGAACCATTTCACAGCTTTCATGGAGGGGAATCCTCGAGAATCGGTGTCACGAAGCGGCCGGGTGTTGTCCAATCAGGGCGATACACTACCACCGCCCACGCAGAGATGACAACCCGCGGTTAGGCACGAAAAAAGCGCACGGAGGGTAACCGTGCGCGGAGATTGCTTTGGCAATACCTAGTGAACGCTTTGCGCGTGCGCTCCGTTCATGCCGTTAATATGAGCGGTGGCTTCCGGCTGCACTTCGCGCAGGATCTCGTTGTGACGTTCGATGGCGAGATTCATGAAGTCTTCCGCCAGATTCGCGTCTACCGGGAAACTTGTCACCGTCATCCCGAAGCCGCGCAGGAACTGGGCCAATTCCGCTCCGACGCGCTCTACGACCCGCTTTGCGCCTTCTTCCGGCGTTTCGATCAGGAGAATAGCGAGGCCACTCTTGCTCAGCGTGAAGACTTGGTCCGAACTCCTGAGTTCGTCCGCGAGCCGTTGGCCCAGCTTGGGCAGCATTTCCTCACGGTCCTTGGGCGCACACACCGTGATCAGGGTCGTCGACGACGGATAGCGGATCGAGCGCTCTATTTCTTCTTTTACGCGTGCGTGAAGATAGTGTTCCGTCCGCAAGCCGGTAGACGGATCACGGTAAGCAAGCTTTTCAAGGAGATGGCACCGCCGCTCCAATTCGCTGCGCATTTGAGTCTCTTCGTGCAATCGCTTCTGTAAGTCATCGATTGCCGATTTGAGAATCTGAATATCGTCCATATAAGACGTTCCTCCACAAGTTTGGGTAAAGCAAGTGGTATGCCATAAGGAACTTGTGGGGTGAGTCCGAATTGCGGCGTTGTGGCGAAAGGGTTTACGGATTTTTCGAATTTGATGCGGGTTCTGAGTTGGTCTAGATTTGTGTCAAGATGGTATTCATATGTGACAACTTTTTGCGTTAGTGCGAACCGTGCAATCGGCGGATAATGGACTTTGATTGACATTCCGTCAAATGATTAGTAGTATGATGTGTTCCGTTCCTTGACCAATAATTGCATGTGCACGAGCACAGTACCTGCGTAGGCGATATGCTCGGTTCGCCGTTCGAGTCTGAAGGTTTGTTCCCCCAACTCGCGATTTGCGCCGGCGCAACCGAGCGCCGGTACAAAAAGCTCACGTGCAAGACGGTGAGGTTGTGCTATGAGGACTTCTCGCGAACACACCCTGTTCATGGAGAAGTGCCTCTGTTTTCGCGCCAGGTCTCGTTTGCGCAGGGGTAGCGAGAGGGTCTGTTGTGTGTTCGTGAGAAATCGGGACTGACCAGGCGTTGCCACATGGATAAACCCCGGCCACGGATCTTAATCGTCGAAGATGAGCCAGCTCAGCGAAGTCTAATCGGCAGAATCCTCAAGGAAGAAGGATTTGAGTACGACGAGGCTTCTACGTGTGCCGAGGGTCTTGGACTCTTCGAGAAGGATCGGTACGCTTGCGCGTTGATTGATTTGGGCCTTCCCGACGGATCCGGTCTGTCACTTCTGGGCGATTTCAGCCGGGAGGATCCCAATATCGTGCCCGTAATCCTGACGGGCGACACGACGGCGGAAACCATCATTACGGCGATGCGCGCCGGTGCATTCGACTATCTGAGGAAACCGGTCGATTTAATGACACTTCGGACGGCCATTGTCCGCGCGATGTCGCATCATGAAGTTGCGCGGGAGCGGACGGAACTGTTTCAGTTGCTCGTGGAAGAGAAGGAACAGCTTCAGGCGCGCGTGGACGAAGCAACGGCCGACCTCCGTCAGTACACGCATGCTTGCGAGCGCAGCAACGAACATCTGCGGACTTTGCTGCGGCTTGCGAGGATGTCGGCGGAGTACTATGCCGACGAGAGGATGTTCCGCCAGATTTATGAAGAGCTACTCTTGCACGCGCCGATTCGCGGAATCGCGCTGTGCGACGCCGCGCGGCGCCGGATGGTGGCGCTGGTGAAGGTGTCCGATGACGCGGAGCCTGAGTTTCACACGTGTGACGGCGCATTTCAGGTGAGCGGATTCGACAGCATGCTGGCGTCTGCAGAACCGGATTTGTTTATTCAGGAGTGGTTGACCCGCAACACGGTTTTTGACCGTGACTCCATCACATCCTATGTGTACACGCAATCATTCTGGAATCGAGGTACGTGCACGGTCGCGTTCTTTCTTTCGGCTGACTATGTGCCCGACGACGCCCTGCTGGGTTTTCTCGACACGAGCAGCTATTTCCTTTCGTTCGAATGGGAGCGAGGCCAGCTCTTGTTCCACATCGCGCACCATGCCAGCCTCGGCAATATTGGTGTTGAGTTGGCTCGCAATTTCATTCAGCCGTTGACGGCCATTCAGATGGCGGCCGACTTCGTGAACGAGACGCTGTCCAATCCCGATGCAAAGCAAGGCATGCAGATTGTCGCCGAGAACGTTGAGCGGCTTCGAAGGCAGACGCAGGAGTTTCGGAAACTCTCGATGTTGCGCGAAAACGCTATCGAGACCGTTCGTCTGGATGAGTACGTGAATCAAGCGCTGGACATGCTCTCGGTGGCCATTCAGAGTCGTGGAGTCACCGTCGAGAAGGACTTGATTCAAGACTGCGAGTGCGTCCTCTTGAATGGGACTACGCTTGCCCGGACCATTCTGGATCTTATTCTTGAGTCACTGCGGTCCATTGAAGTCGGCGGGGTGCTTGCCCTTCGCTTATACGACCCCGATGACGACCACATTGCGTTCGAGGTGAATCGTGGCCCTCGCGATGCGTCGCTCATGACGCCGAGCGCACGGGGGGACTTCGATACCGATGCCATGAACCCAAGTCTGCAACTCGCAGAGCGTTCCGTGCATAGTTGCGGAGGTACATTGACTCACGAGTACACGGCGACCAATGCGGCAAAAATCCGTATCCTTCTGCCGAGAAACGCGACGGCGTCCATGACCGCGAAGTCGGGAGCCGTGCGATGAGCGATTCGCGGTTCACTGTCCAGGACACACCCGAGGCGGCAACCGCCGAATCTCCGAATACGGTGCTTGTTCTTGATACGGATCCTGGCGTCCGCTGGTCGCTTGCCAAAGGGCTCGCCAACTCCGGCTATGAAGTCGTTACGGCCGCGACTGTCGCCGAGGCGGTTGGATTTCTTCGCGAGCGGACCATCGCGGCCGTCATTTATGAGTTATTGCCTGAAGCCGGTCTTACGCAAGACGCGCTGCCCTTGCTTCTGGACGCGGAGGTATTGCCACGCATCATTTGCGTTTCGGTCGAATCGTCTCCCCAGCTCGTTATCGAGTGCATGCGGCGCGGCGCGGCAGACTTCTTGCCGAAGCCGTTCACGCTTGCCGAAATTCGGATGTCGTTGTCGCGCGCGCTGAGCGCCAACTCGAATTCGACCTTGGTGCAGCGCGCACCGGCTCCCGCGCGCCAGGACGGCGACGCTTCCGCGCTCATAGGCATCAGCCCCGCGACGCAGGAACTCAGGGCGATCATCAAGCGCGTTGCGCTGTCCGATCTCAATTGTCTAATCCGCGGCGAGAGCGGCACGGGGAAGGACCTTGTTGCGCGCGAAATTCACCGGCTTTCGCGGCGCAGCGACAAGCCATTCGTGAAGGTCAATTGTACGGCGCTTCCCGAACAGCTGCTGGAAAGCGAACTGTTTGGGTATGAGAAGGGCGCGTTTACCGGCGCGGTGACTTCGAAGCCCGGCCGCTTCGAACTGGCAAACCGCGGCATCATTTTCCTGGACGAAATCGGTGACATGCATCCCAGTCTTCAGGCCAAGCTGCTTCAAGTAATTGAGCACAAGGAGTTCACGAAGCTGGGTGGCCGCAAACAGATCAATGTGGACGTGCAGATCATCGCAGCGACCAACGCCGATCTGGAGCGCAAGACCAAGGACAGTTCCTTCCGGGCCGACCTCTATTTCCGGCTTAACGAGGTCTGCATCTGGGTGCCACCCCTCCATGAGCGAAAAGAAGACGTGCCGCTTCTGGTGCGCCATTTTGTCCAGAAGCATGGACGATTCCGCGCGGACAACCCGATCGAGATTACCGCGGACGACCTCAATATATTGACCGAGCATCTGTGGCCCGGCAATATTCGAGAGTTGGAGAGTACCATCAAGCGCTGGCTGGCATTGGGGAAATCTCCTTTGACGGATGTCCGGCGTCAGCAGCCCTCCGCTGCTCAGTCGACGGCGTTTTCTTTGGGTCAGGGCGTTCCCGGCGGCGTATCGGCACAGGCTGCGAAGCCGCCCGCGGAAGAAATCACGGCGGAACAGATTCTGAAGGTGCTTGAGCGGTTTCAATGGAACCGTAGAAAGGCTGCGGAATCCCTCGGAATCAGTTATCAGACCTTGCGCCGCCGGATCGAACAGTACGGCCTGGATACCGTATCCTGATTGAGGGTGTCCACGCTGCCGAACCGGGCCTGTTAATTGTTGGTCGGAGCTGCGATCAATAGTGTGTCTATTCAGAAGAGGTAGTGGTCAGATTTGACAAACATCAACGTGTGAACGATGGGTAAGTTGCAATTTCAGGTTGCCTGCAAGTTCTTGGAATAACTGGTGATAGCATTGTGTTTTTCGATTGGCACGCCATGTGCTTTAAATACGCGTGTGAAGTAAGAGGGCTGTGAAGCAGGTTCACCTCGAATCGAGATCTAGAGGTCCTGCAAACGTAATGGCGCAAGAAATCGAATGTAAATTGTCGTCAGAAGGCGTCCGCAGGTCGTCCAATTGTGAAGGCAACGCAGTCTGACAACTGCGAAAGGGAGAGAGAAGACAATGAAACGTTATCGTCTGGGGCTGCTGCTGGCAGTGACATTGACAGTGTCGAGCGGCGCGTTTGCCGCGATTGTTCCTCAACAGCCGAATGGCTCTGAAGGTGCAAACGTCTGGTTATACCAGATCTACAATCAGCTTTACGGAACAGCTCTTACTCAGAGTTCGGATTTGGTGCCTCTGCAATTGCCGACAGAATCGATTTCCATCGATCCGGATGTGGAGTCCATCACTTTCCAGGCAGTTTGGCGTCAGGCGTACATGGAATCCGATTTCGGCGTCTACACCGCTGGCAATACGGGTACGATGACGGACGTGCTTGGGCCGTTCCTCAACTACGATCCGAATCCCGTTCCTATCGACATGATGGGCCAAGGCGATTTGCGCGATCAAAACATCACGAACACGATTTCCGCGCTTGGGTTGACCGATCTTGCGTTCTACCAGCAGGTGCGTCTTCCGAACGAGCCGCCAAACAACGGAACACCTTCCGGTTTGTCCGACATCTTCACGTGGTACTCGGAGAGCGGTTTAAATCCCAACAGTGAAGTTCACGTGCTTCTGTTGACGACCCCGGATCCCAATGTCTTGTTGCTGGCGTTCGAAGATCTTCCCTACGAGTACCTGTCTGGGGATCAGGATCTGGGCGACCAGGACTATCAGGACTTGCTGATCCAGATTACCTTGAATCGCACCGTGGTTCCCGAGCCTGCCTCCATCGGCCTCCTTGGGCTTGGATTGGCCGGTTTGGTCGCGCGGCGCTACTTCAAGGCTGCGTAAAGCTTTCGCAGTAGGTCTCTGTCAGACCTATCGATTTCAAAGAGCGCGGCAGGTTTCCAAAAGAGCCTGCCGCGCTCGTTTTTTTTGCCGCCGGTTTCTGCTTACTGGCACCGAGCGGGTAGGCGAGTTGCTCGTAGGTTCTCGTGTCGCTGGGCATAGCTTCCCCATAATTCTTACCTTATTGCAGATGTCATACAGAGATCTATTCACGGATAGGCATGCTTAGGGTGGAAACTGTACATCCTGGCAAATGCGTTGCTTCACGTCACGTGATGTGCTATACTTCGCCATGCCCTTCGAAGGGGGGCAGATTCAACTGAGGATCGTGAAAGGAGGTTTCACACCATGCTTATTCTGCTTTTCTGGTGGCCGCTTTGGTTCGTATGGAACATTCTTTACTCCGGTACGTATCCGTTCTAAGTCCTCAGACCAAAGTAGTTGTACGGCTTTTTCGTGTTCCCGGTCACGGTTAACCGGTGAGTGTGTATTTGGTATTCGTGTCTGCTAGCAGCGTGACCCTTGGCGGGTGCCGTATGCGTAGACCAGAGATTGGAACACACGAAGCGGTTTTGGCCGTGAGTCCGTTGTTGACACGCGGAAGTGAGGACGGCGCTTGACGAGTAATCGAAGAACGCCCGAAAGAGCCGGGTCTGGACCGTATCGAAAGTAATTGTGTGGCGGGTCGTTTGGCCCGCCATCACTTTTTTTAGGGAAACGGCCGTGCGTTTCCATTTGCGCGCAATGGTTCTCGCCCAATGCGCCGGTTTCACGGTTCAGTCCGGTTTTCTCTCGAATACACACGGACCTTTCTCGCCATCGCGCGTTTGCGAGACGCGCCATCAACTTCAACGCAGTCTGCTGCTCACCAGATTCTGACGAGCGCGATGATCTGAAGCTGAGTATGCAAGCGCCGCACTCATAGAGACACCATTGATACACTTTGACTTACACGCCGCATCCCCTTCTCATGCACTGGCATATGGTTTGCTCTCTGCTGTGAAGAGAGACGCAACGGCGTCTCAAGAATGGACCACGGTATCTCAAGAAGGAGACTGATATATGCGATTTCGTATAGGAATGAGCGCGATTCTTGCGGGGGTCTCCATGTTCGGGATTGCGACCGGTGTGCAGAAAGCGTCCGCCGAAGACAAGCCGGCAGCCGGAAGTCAAACTGTCGTGGGCGACCCGTATCCGCTGGATACCTGTCCCGTCTCGGGAGAGAAGCTTGGCGGGATGGGCGACCCGGTAATCAAGGTATATGAGGGACGAGAAGTCCGATTCTGTTGCAAAGGGTGCGTGAGCAAGTTGGAAAAAGACCCTGAAGCGATGTTCAAGAAGATTGACGAGAAGATCGTTGAGCAGCAGAAGGCCTCTTATCCGCTTGACACGTGTGTGGTGTCCGGCGACAAGTTGGGAGCAAGCCCCACGACTTTCGTGTTCGGGAATCGCTTGTTCCTGCTTTGCTGCAAGGATTGCGAAGACGCGGTCAAGAAAGAGCCCGCAAAGTTCTTCGAGAAGCTCGACAACGCCGTCAAGGAGAAGCAGGGCGCTTCGTATGCGCTGAAGACGTGTCCCGTGTCGGGCAAAGCGATCGAAGGCAAGGGTGTTGAGCACGTTGCGGCAAACCACTTGATTCGATTCTGCTGCGAAGGGTGCATCAAGCAATTCGACAAGGAACCGACGAAGTACCTTTCGATGCTCGACAAGCCCGGCGAAGCCAAGACGAACTAGTTCTCAGCTCAAAGCTGTCCGTAAACGAACATCCCGCAGGGGCGCCTGCGGGATGTTCCGTTTAAGTAGGATGAGCTACTTCTTGAACAGAGACTTGCCTTCGAAGTCCGCGGGGGCCGGCACGCCAAGATACTCGAGCGCAGTGACGCCAATGTCGATGATGGCGGGCTCGCTCGAAGCGATGGGTTTGTTGGAGAACAGGATTCCTGGCGTGAAGGCGACGTCGGATGCGGCGTGCTCACCGCTCCACTTGTCCGTGTTGGGTTCGAACAGGTCTTTGGGGGCGCTGCCTTTGGCGGTGGCCTTCGAAGACTGATACCCGTCGGCATAACCCAATTGCAGGTCGGGCGCGTCGGCGTGGGCGACGCCGGGATATTCTTCTCTTGTATACACCGCGCGAAACACCTTGTCTCCCGTTGCCGGGTCGGTGACTTCGAGCAGTTTCGAGCGCAGTTCCGCGATAACGGCATCCGCTTGCGATGGATCGACTGTGCCTTGACCTTCGCGTCCCTTCAGGTTCAGATAGATGCTTCCCAATCCAAGGCTATAGGCTTTGGTCTGGCTCCAATCGTAGCCTTGCAGAAATTCTTGATCGTTGAAGGCCGCAGCGCGGTCGGATTTCCCCTTGACCGCCAGATACCCGTTGCGAATAAGCCATGTGTTGACGTTGAAACCCATCCGGAAACTCTTGAATCCGTGATCCGACATGACCATCAGCACGTCATCCGGCTGTAGCTTGGCCATGACCTTGCCGACGGTCTCGTCCATTCGCAGATACGTATCCTCGACGGCGCGGCCGTATTTCTTGGCGCCTTCTTCGGTGTACAACGGGTGTTTGGGATCGCGGAACCTCCAGAACATGTGAGATACACGGTCTTGCGCGGTCCATGCGGAGATGAGGAGGCGGAAGTTGCCTCGGTCGATTTCATCGAGGCACAGATGCTCCTGCCAATCCGAGGTGCGCTTGACGTCTTCCAGGAAGGCATCTTCGAGCAGGGCATCCTGACGCAGCGCGTGAGTGTCATACTCCCAGCCGATGGTTTTGTACAACCCGTACCGGTCTG from Candidatus Hydrogenedentota bacterium includes the following:
- a CDS encoding NAD(P)-dependent alcohol dehydrogenase, which encodes MKAVKWFAPRDMRLVDVPKPCPLPHEALIRIESTGVCGSDMHYYVDGHIGKTVITEPIILGHEYAGIVEDVGKDADRSLIGKRVAVEPGIPCGHCELCLKGRYNVCPKLQFPGGPPNDGALCEYICVHAGFCFPVPECISAAEAAMIEPLAVALHTIELGRLVPGETVAILGLGPIGLLTAQVARLAGAGRIIGCDPLEYRVNVAAQHGVDFAFNPEKQDTLETILQETKGRGVDLALDCARSTETAGLTCRLARPAGRCVLTGISGAENATFPVDIARRKELTLTWCRRFLFNFPTAIDLVATNRLDVKSLITHSFPLEESLAAFEIVANSEDGVLKASVDQ
- a CDS encoding sigma-54 dependent transcriptional regulator, which encodes MSDSRFTVQDTPEAATAESPNTVLVLDTDPGVRWSLAKGLANSGYEVVTAATVAEAVGFLRERTIAAVIYELLPEAGLTQDALPLLLDAEVLPRIICVSVESSPQLVIECMRRGAADFLPKPFTLAEIRMSLSRALSANSNSTLVQRAPAPARQDGDASALIGISPATQELRAIIKRVALSDLNCLIRGESGTGKDLVAREIHRLSRRSDKPFVKVNCTALPEQLLESELFGYEKGAFTGAVTSKPGRFELANRGIIFLDEIGDMHPSLQAKLLQVIEHKEFTKLGGRKQINVDVQIIAATNADLERKTKDSSFRADLYFRLNEVCIWVPPLHERKEDVPLLVRHFVQKHGRFRADNPIEITADDLNILTEHLWPGNIRELESTIKRWLALGKSPLTDVRRQQPSAAQSTAFSLGQGVPGGVSAQAAKPPAEEITAEQILKVLERFQWNRRKAAESLGISYQTLRRRIEQYGLDTVS
- a CDS encoding response regulator codes for the protein MDKPRPRILIVEDEPAQRSLIGRILKEEGFEYDEASTCAEGLGLFEKDRYACALIDLGLPDGSGLSLLGDFSREDPNIVPVILTGDTTAETIITAMRAGAFDYLRKPVDLMTLRTAIVRAMSHHEVARERTELFQLLVEEKEQLQARVDEATADLRQYTHACERSNEHLRTLLRLARMSAEYYADERMFRQIYEELLLHAPIRGIALCDAARRRMVALVKVSDDAEPEFHTCDGAFQVSGFDSMLASAEPDLFIQEWLTRNTVFDRDSITSYVYTQSFWNRGTCTVAFFLSADYVPDDALLGFLDTSSYFLSFEWERGQLLFHIAHHASLGNIGVELARNFIQPLTAIQMAADFVNETLSNPDAKQGMQIVAENVERLRRQTQEFRKLSMLRENAIETVRLDEYVNQALDMLSVAIQSRGVTVEKDLIQDCECVLLNGTTLARTILDLILESLRSIEVGGVLALRLYDPDDDHIAFEVNRGPRDASLMTPSARGDFDTDAMNPSLQLAERSVHSCGGTLTHEYTATNAAKIRILLPRNATASMTAKSGAVR
- a CDS encoding neutral/alkaline non-lysosomal ceramidase N-terminal domain-containing protein, whose protein sequence is MLKKILKGTGIAVLVLVILILLFVGPWPTYGPSDVKKERYFQKVVADIDNNLKESELTATPDRLRAGWGKASITPPLGTPLAGFDKRKGKPSTGVHDELYAKALALSDGRDTVVLVGSDMLIVPNNVAEKARELVQAQTQLTANDIFFNSSHTHSGPGAWGPGYMAKAFSGTYDPAIVEFLAKQFSAAIIDAYNDLKLADLASGSVDAPEYILNRTRDAGVDSELSYLIARKKDGQSCYLVSFSAHPTLLGGDNMEFSGDYPGYLQRLLEVKTGQFGMYLGGALGSMGSKIDGPDGFTRALNMGESLAKLVLEDAEKATFSDQLDVASVGFAFRSPSLQFRLNRNWRLSPNFLPLLGVDSLGWIQGVRVGNLLFYGTPCDMSGEISAEMKKWADQRGVDLWVCSFCGDYLGYVSPQKYYDQEKDEAGEYEMYIMSWMGPNQEPFFTNIMQHMIDTMFAAPAPAVAKR
- a CDS encoding GGDEF domain-containing protein, whose product is MDDIQILKSAIDDLQKRLHEETQMRSELERRCHLLEKLAYRDPSTGLRTEHYLHARVKEEIERSIRYPSSTTLITVCAPKDREEMLPKLGQRLADELRSSDQVFTLSKSGLAILLIETPEEGAKRVVERVGAELAQFLRGFGMTVTSFPVDANLAEDFMNLAIERHNEILREVQPEATAHINGMNGAHAQSVH
- a CDS encoding DUF4114 domain-containing protein, with translation MLLAFEDLPYEYLSGDQDLGDQDYQDLLIQITLNRTVVPEPASIGLLGLGLAGLVARRYFKAA